DNA from Lineus longissimus chromosome 7, tnLinLong1.2, whole genome shotgun sequence:
tcagacgGGTCTTCCCAAGATTTTACATAACACCTACCTTCCAAGGAGCTATGCATGCCAGGAACAGCAAAGAAGTATTCACCAGTTACATTGCACTCTGAGCGCTTTTCCACCAGCAGTTCCATTTGTTTTACCCACTCTGGTTTCAGCAGCAAGGGAACCTTCCTATTCCTCTTCCCGGGTAACTGAACCATGTCTAGACTGCAATGAAATGAGTATTACCATATAAAATGATGGTACACTTAACAGTCTGTCAGCTGTACTATTTTTTCGTGAACTCACAGTAGCGGCCTGTAATTGTTCTTATTGTGGTGTTTTTCTTTATCATCATTTAGCCATTTCAAAAAGATCTGATAAAAGTAGGAATTTCTGCGATGTGCCCGACGCCAAGTTCATTTACACTAAGCAAATAACAATAACTGATCAGCCAACACGCAGACTTTTAAGAAAGTTTATGCTTTCCAAATTAGTATAAAACAGTGCACTAACCTGTCCATGAGCCGCTGTTCCAATGCAGAGAGAGACATCAGTATATCTTCATTTCTTTGCTGTTTCCAATTTATTCGCTGAGTGAATCAAGAGAGCATCATTCTTGCAACTTCCCCTCCCCGACGTTTATTAAACAACGTCACAGTTGAAAAAATGACCTCGGACAATTTTCGCCACGATGTTGGCGATGGAGATTCTCGTAGTTCCTTTCCACAATCGATAACAGCTGCATTGAGAAATTCCCGCAACTTGAGAAGGTCCGCCGTAATAGGAATCAGCTCCAAGTGTTATATTTACGTTCTTTAAGGGTTTGAAGTGCGTGTGATGTACTAGTTCTGTCCATTCTGCATTGAACAACTGAAGAAAGACTTGAGCCTCCTCTGATTTAGCGGAATCCTTTGCTCTCAAGCCAATCCTGTGTTTTACTAGTGCACATTTTTTAAGCGAGTGGCCAAGATGCAAACCAAGTGACGGAATGTCCAAAAAATTAACGCCTGCCATCGTTGTTTATTTGCTTACACAACACAATTCCTTTGTGGCCCGAACTGCTGCATCAAAATGATTCCCACTGATTATATCTGACAATGAAATGTGCTTCACATGAATCTCACGGAACGTATTAAGGAACCTTCTGAGCTGACCTTCTGAGCTCTGTACCTTTGAAGATTGCCCCGGTGTCTCAGTGCTGTCAGCATTGGCATCAAGGTTGTGGCTGCAGCTCTTAAGCTTTTTCGTTACCATGGCCACATCTTCAGTCTACCTCCAGTTTAGGTACCAGTTCACTTACATatgtttctttgtctttcagtgTATCCTTACACTTCCAAATTAGTTCTAAGTTTTATTGCTTTCAGCATTGCAAATGCAGTCTAAAGTTTCATGTTTTTATAGGATTTGCgcaaaatgatattttgtcaTCTCACTTATACGGGTAACATCTTTCGTCTATTCAACTTCTGTTGGTTAACTTGATCACTGTAACATAGGAGTCTGGGCTTTTGCCAATGTAGCAAGGAGGAGTGTTTATGTTCGCAACTTTCCTCCTTGATTAATTTCGTTTTTCGTACTTCCCCAGTTCAAGTTAAGAGTCAGCACGAGGTAATTAGTTTACTTTTTGCTTATAGCACCCTCAGGGTAtatcttgattgattgacattaTTTCCTTTATGAGTAATTAAGGTTTTAGTGATGCCAATGATAAGCATCTTCAACTTATGGCTGACCTACATTGTAGATACGCCCCCTTGGCTGGACCAGGATCTTGGTCTCAGAATCAATTCATGTTATGTATGTTTAATTCCATTCAAAGTGGGCCCAAACGGTCTTGACCATTTCTAGATGTGTATCATTAAGTTTCGTCTTATTTAATTGGGATTTGTGCTAGTTTATGAGCCTGTAAGAGTACAGGGTCTAGCCACAGGTAATTCGTCTCGCTTagtccagatggcagcactatacaGGACATGATTGTTTTTGATACTTACCATCATAAGGACAAACTATATTTAGCATCAAGATGTTAGATATCTTGGTTCAGAGTATTCTTGTTCATTTCTCATCTTATACTGAAATGTAAGACCTTTCTTCGTTTGTATATTACAGTTTTTTACGGCACTTATTGGCACTGAATAAAGACCAAGTCAATGTGGCAGTTAATAATAGAAATTCTCGTCGTTAGCCTGATTCTTGAGCAGTGGGATTTACAGTAAAAAACTCTGACCTTCAACAAAGGCTAGAGAATCGACAACGTGGAAGTGCAAGAAGCTGTATATCCGGGCCTACCGACAGCCACGCTTTGACGCGTTGATACTTCGTTGAAAACCATAATGTTATGGACTCTACTTGTAGCTTATGCTGCACTCGTAAGCCAAGGCTTAGTTAGGAGCTTCTATATATCGTCTGTGCTTCTGCACTCGCATCGAATTTCGGATATCGAAACCATTCGTGTTTTTTAGAAGTCACCTGAGGTTTACCCGTGACTCAACCAGTCTTCATCGGACTGTGATGCAGGACATTGCCTGCTGATTGTATTGTGACGCCAGACACCGTCTGCTGATTGTTCCTGTGATGCTGAACACTGTCTGCTGATTGTTCCCGTGATGCTGAACATTGTCTGCTGATTGTTCCCGTGATGCTGAACACTGTCTGATGGCCATTGTTTCCATGGTTATCGAGACTTCCATGAACATTCGTGATTTTGACAATTGTGCATTGTTGTGTTTCTCATATTATTTCGGCtcagatgtaggcctatatgtatcTTTCGATGCTACCGGTACTGCATTTGCAATCTGAAGCACCTCAAACCCTCAAATTAATTCTTCAGCTTACACTAGTTACAGCTTTAGCCACGCTTCATACCCAGTGATCACCTATCTTTGGTTTTATGAGCAGTTTTTTGATTTCGCCATTTGGTCACGTAGTCATTCGGGGCAGACATTCGTTTAAATCGTTCGTGATATAGAGAATTTGGTTTAATTCTTAAACTTAGAATATTTCAGAACAGCCTGTAAATCTGCCCAAAGACCGTGATAATGGCCAGCACAGAAGACAAGACTGCAACCCCCATCGATCAAGGAAGCCGGTTACTGGAGTTACAAGGTAAGATTGAATCTTTCACTCTTTCCATTGAAGCTGAAACCGACCCAGAGAAACTAGAGACGTTGAAGGCACAACAAGACCAGCACAAGAGAGAGATGCAGGCACTCATGGATCCTGGGACACGTGCCAAACCGGTTAAAGAGACAACCGTCGAaccagatgaagaggctgatgaTCCACTCGACCTgagaagatcaaccagaccaAGGAAACTCACAGAGAAGACCAGGCAAAGCAAAGAGCAAGACCTGACCAAGACATTTTGGAAAGCACACAATCATTGTCTTTCCATCACAGACACTGTAGCAAGAGATCTTACTTCAGCCCACTCCCCATCTGATTTGGAGGATTTGGTAAGTAAGCTTGAAAGAGAACACCAGAGTTTAAATGGTGCTTATGGAGAATTGCGTAATGTTTGCGCGAGCTCACCCCCTTCAGAAATTAGACGGGGTACTGATAAACTTTCAGCTAAAATAGATAAACTTGTAGGACGGGCTCAAGCCTTAGCGGCCAGGCCTAGTAGTCGCAAATCGCGTTCTCATATTTCAGTCGGAGGATCAGCCTCGCGCCACTCAAACACGGCAAGCGTGAAAAGAGAATTGGAAGCAAAGGCTGCTGCCTTGCAGGTTGCCCTCCTCAGAGAGGAGAGAGAAGACGAGCTCCAAAGACTGGCAATCGCTGAGGAGACGAGAAGGGCATTAAGAGAAGCAGAGCTAGCTGCTGATCAGCTACGCAGAGATGCCGAAGAGAAGGCCAGAAGATCAGAGGTGGAGGCTGAAAtggcaagaagaagaagagaactcCTAAGAAAGGAAATGGCAGAAGAGCTTCGCCGGGAACAAGCTATGGCATTGAGAGATGCAGAAGAGGAATCGCTGTTTGAGACCTGCTCCCACTCACCCTCAGCCAGACATGCCGTGATGCTACCCCCCAGGATCTCACCTGCCGAGGTTCTCCCCGCCTTACCTGCACGAAACGTGACTCAAATTTCACCAGCGCCAGCGTGGCACACAGAGCCACTAATCCATCATAACCTTCGGCCCCAAGCATCTCCATGGTACCCACCAGCAGAGAACAGCAAACCATCTCGTCCCCTTGTGAATCCTGAGGATACCAAGACTGAAGCCACACCACAACCCACGGCCCCGAGGAATGACATTGAGGTCCTCATCAAGACTCTGGCAGCCTCAGTCAACCTGGGACGCCTTCCCGTCCCGGAACCTACAGTCTTCCATGGGGACGCTCTGATGTTCCCAGATTGGTCAGCATCATTCACAGCGTTGATCGACAACAGAGGTGTGCCACCCCAAGAAAGAATCCATTTTCTGAAGAAATACCTCGGTGGACCAGCCAGAGAAGCGGTAAGTGGTTGCTTCCTATTAAGGAGCCAAAATGCTTACGAAGAAGCCAAATCGACTTTAGAAAAGAGGTACGGTCATCCCTTCGCGATGATCGAGGCCTTCAGAGAGAAACTTGACTCGAGGCCCAAAATCGGATCACGGGACAGCAAAGCCTTGAGGCAGTATTCTGATTTCCTAAAACAGTGTAAAATCGCTATGATGGACATTAAAGGTTTAGAAATCCTTAACGACCCCCGTGAAAACCGGAAGATGCTGCTCAAACTTCCAGAATGGATGATACCCAGATGGGGCAGAATAGCGTCCAAGGAAAATGCAACATCAGGAAATTTTCCCCCGTTCAAGGACTTTGCAAATTTCGTCGCGATGGAAGCCGAGATCGCTTGCGACCCAATCACGTCCCTGGGATCACTAAAGAGCCCATCTGATCGAGACAAGGCACAGATACAGACAAGCCCCACAAAGCGCCATGCAGGGACACGTACCCTGGCGACAGATGCGAGGGAAAAATACCCCCCTTCGTCCAAGTCCCCATGTCTGTTCTGCAAAGGAGAAAATCATGGTGTCCAGGATTGTAGAACCCTAGGACTGAAACCAATGGCAGAGAGGCAGGAGTTTGTCAAAAAAGGCGGTCTCTGCTTCGGATGCCTCCAGCATGGACACATGTCCAAGAGATGCCCAAGACGGAGCACCTGTAAAAGGTGTAACCATAACCACCCAACTTGTCTTCACAGTGAGGAAAAAATTTCTTCCTCTGCGGGGACTCAAAGTACCACCGTCATACTACCAGAGGCCTAGAAAGGGAGCTTGGTATAGAGGTAAGAATACTTATCTGCATAAGATTGTTTACCTACAAGACGGGCTAAATAGCCAAGACATCATGTATTAAAGGGTGCGTATATCTATCATTATCTAGTCACCTGACTGTTTAGAATAGCTTTCGAAATGACGTTAAAGTCATCAGCGTATATACCCGCGTATATACGCCTTTTTGTTTTAATTGATAAATCTTCATGACTTGGTTCTTTTATAAATTTTGTTCATAAAATCATAGGTGATTTTGGGCGGGACTGTGGCTGCAGCTCTTATGCTTTTTCGTTACCATGGCCACATCTTCAGTCTACCTCCAGTTTAGGTACCTGTTCACTTACATatgtttctttgtctttcagtgTATCCTTACACTTCCAAATTAGTTCTAAGTTTTATTGCTTTCAGCATTGCAAATGCAGTCTAAAGTTTCATGTTTTTATAGGATTTGCgcaaaatgatattttgtcaTCTCACTTATACGGGTAACATCTTTCGTCTATTCAACTTCTGTTGGTTAACTTGATCACTGTAACATAGGAGTCTGGGCTTTTGCCAATGTAGCAAGGAGGAGTGTTTATGTTCGCAACTTTCCTCCTTGATTAATTTCGTTTTTCGTACTTCCCCAGTTCAAGTTAAGAGTCAGCACGAGGTAATTAGTTTACTTTTTGCTTATAGCACCCTCAGGGTAtatcttgattgattgacattaTTTCCTTTATGAGTAATTAAGGTTTTAGTGATGCCAATGATAAGCATCTTCAACTTATGGCTGACCTACATTGTAGATACGCCCCCTTGGCTGGACCAGGATCTTGGTCTCAGAATCAATTCATGTTATGTATGTTTAATTCAATTCAAAGTGGGCCCAAATGGTCTTGACCATTTCTAGATGTGTATCATTAAGTTTCGTCTTATTTAATTGGGATTTGTGCTAGTTTATGAGCCTGTAAGAGTACAGGGTCTAGCCACAGGTAATTCGTCTCGCTTagtccagatggcagcactatacaGGACATGATTGTTTTTGATACTTACCATCATAAGGACAAACTATATTTAGCATCAAGATGTTAGATATCTTGGTTCAGAGTATTCTTGTTCATTTCTCATCTTATACTGAAATGTAAGACCTTTCTTCGTTTGTATATTACAGTTTTTTACGGCACTTATTGGCACTGAATAAATGACAAATCTTCGCCTTCAACTCGCCACAGTAATAACAGGCCTGCCGCTTATTGTAGATTCTGGAGCCATCTGCCTTGTTTTGATAAACACCGACAATGACTGTAAAGAGAAATTAGaactttttgaataaaatcGAAAGCCAGTTACCTGAAGCTTTGCCATCGCCTTGTAATGGCAGCTTCACCGCTAATACGCGAGATAGAATACACAATGTGCAGTGATCTCGATAACTTAACACGACCATTTTTTGTCTGGCTAATGCTATAATGCGCATGTTTATCATATTCAACAAATTTGCAGTGTTACAAATTACTGGAGTTGCCTTGGCACTCTGCAGGATGCTAAATCGACCACCCCACTCGATTTGCAGGATATAAATGCCGTCGAATTAAACCCTGGTGTTTTATATTTTTCTTTGTTTGGTCAGAAAAAGACAAATAATGCGCACAAACCTGATGGGTATTTTAATGTTATTGACTTGAGGttccttttcttttcttttgtcaTTTCGTTTGACACCCCTGCTTGGTCCCTTAAACTGTCTCCCTTGTCCATAGGCTGTACATCAACTCCCTCTTCCACGTTCTTTTGATCGACTCCTTTTTCTACAAGCTCTCTGTGGACTCTCTTGTTTGGGTTGACCTACCTCATCTTTCGTATAACCTGGGTTAACATCCTAAAGATAGAGAAGGACGGGAAAAAAGAAGACTTCTTATGTTATTCAAAGAAAAATTATTCTTACGGGCCCATGCGATTATTTGCCTGATCATCAGCTGATACTAAGGCACAATTACTCAAAACGGGTTTTAGTTCatgatgatattttgtttgAGGTCAATGGAGATAAGCATTGCAGTGGGATATAGCTTTTATCAGCATACTGAAAATTAGTCAATGGGCAATACTGTAGCCAAGTCTGATATTAACAAAACTAGCCGGGATGCATTCTAAACGTCGCTTTACCCGGCCGATTTCGTGTGACACCGCCTCACATTCagttttttttcactttcgcgCTATGTGCTTTCCCCATCTACCAAAATTGATACATCTAACCCAATGCAacatgcataggcctacacacaaAAGTCTTCTAACACGGTAGGCCTACAGACGCTCGCACAAAAAATTCTCAGTGGCCTAATTTTCCTGCAGCATTCTGGTGGAATGAGTCATCAACAGATATTGGCCTCTCCTGGTAACATTAACCCTAACAACCAGATTGGGACATTTCTGAAAATAAAGCCTTTACAAGACATCTATGGCCTGTATACACGTTATAAGAAATTAAGTACAGTAGGCTAtaattagagaggttaagatctAGTACGTTAAAGGTAACGGTAACGTTAATGACTTCATAATGACGTCTTAGCCCACCAGTCTGAAAAAGTGCAGGTGGCCAGTGACGTCATAATGACGTTTTTAACGTTACCATTATCGCTAACATGCGAAATCTTAACCTCGCTAATATACATACATATTGTGAGCTGCCTAGCTGTTTCTATTGTAAACCTAACTTGAAATGAATTGCGAGAGACTTCTTCAACAGCGCAtatttgattcggccctgtagATTACACCGCGAATCTTTCTGGAGTCCGCTTTTGCTGTATAGTGGTTAAATGCAATAACTTAATTTCTTCTTATTTTTTTTCCTACCACTTCCGGCCAAAAGTGTTGAAAGAAAAAGCAACTTCTGTCATGCCATAGGCCTACCAATACAACAGCCAGTTTTCAGAAGTAGGCTAGTGTTGCAAAAACACAATATTTTCTACAACAACCATCTCAAGCCTGGCCTAAAGCGTGAAACCAAAGCGTGAAACTAGCCTTTGATAGTCCTACAGATTGCGGCGTTTGCACATTCCCAAAAAGCAACTTCTGTCACGATGAGCCATATGCCTACCAATGCAACAGTCAGTTTTCAGAAGTAGGCTAGTGTTGCAAAATTAGaatagggaggttaagaactcGAACGATAAACGACAATGTTaacgacaatgacgtcattacgaTTCTCGTGAATAAATAGCATTTGTTGGGTTAAGAAGCATTGAATTTCCCGGAAACGTAAAATGTTCATTAGGATGAAACTGATCCGAGGTAGGAAAGACCAGGACGAGGCCTTTTTACTGACTTATATACCGGTAATGCCTTGATGTGACTTGTAATGATAATATTGAAACGTGCTTGAACATCTCTTGGCCTATCAGCGCCTATTGTGCACGGCTATTTAATGAATTACCTCATCAATTATAGACATGAAGATGTGCATGATCAAGCGGTCCGGGTCGACAGGGTTTCATTTCGGTTACGATTATCTTACACGGAGAAGTTTGTTACTTTATGGATTACATCATGTGTGTGAAAGCACAACTCATAATCAAAAAAATGATTGTAACACATGTTTGCATGCTGCAGTGGGACCTACACATGTATTTATCTTTGTGAGATGCTATAAACATTGGTAGTCAAGATAGTGTTGGTTCTGATTTTTGAgctgagatgtgagagacccttattggcaaCATCAGCATTTATCTTGCCTAGTTGCTGCCTATTAAGTCCCTTCAATGATTTAAAGTTGGTACCTACTTCCAAAAATGGAGCTGGTAAAAACTTCTGGGCTCAATGAGCATGAGAGTTAATGCCAACGTTAGCGCTAATGCTGGCTTTTAAAAACCTTCACTTATGTAACATGTGAATATCATTGATTTGGAAAAATTGTGTCTCGCTAACATTATTCTGGATTTTAATACCATTTGAACTGATACCACTCTCATATAAGTGATTTTAAAGCCAGCGTTAGCGCTAACGTTAGCATTAACTCTACGCTcattgagcaaccgggccctgtGTTCAGATACCATGATAAGACATTCTACtattttctgataaaaatgtccaaaaaggcCTGAAGCAAAAGTAGGAAACCAACTTCACCCCCTCCGCCCCCGGCGTGTTCAAACCCAGTCGGAATAGAGGAAGAATTTGGGAAACACTAAAATATCATGATAAGGAAAACCCTGACAGATGTTATGCTGGCTCTGGTATACTACACAGTGCTCATTCCACTCTGATCGAGGCCTCTATATGAAAGGCTTGACAAACTAATGATAAAAAATCCAACACAACACAACATGTAACAGGCTGCATTGGGTTAATCTCAGTGCTGAGGATTCAATGCAACACTAAAATGCATTACAAGCAGAGCCAACTGCTACGAAAGCAGGAAAAGTTTATCATCTTGTCTGTTGTGAGCACTTGTGATAGCCGGGATCTGGTCTGATAAGTAGGCTGTCAGTCAGTGGAATTCTAAATCTAGTAACCTTTCCAGAAGGAGCTTTGGCCACCTTCTTTGGGTGACTGTAATCATAACAATGTCTGCACTAGGCTCACAAAAGGTGCATCGTAGGCCTGTGGTCTATAAATATAATGACCTTCTGAACCAAACGAcatttattcatcattgaaaCGGTAGACGATTTGGAAGATAACGCCATTGTCGTTACCGTTGTAGTTTATCGTTCgagttcttaacctccctattatttTCTACAACAACCATCTCAAGCCTGGCCTAAAGCGTTAAACCAAGGCTTGAAACCAAAGCATGAAACTAGCCTTTGATATCCTACAGATTGCGGCGTTTGCACATTCCCTGCCAATATTGCGATAAATTTTCAattgggtaggcctactgtatagTGCTGCGCACTATATCACTATTTATTGAACAATCACTTCACGTGAAATCATGAACCGCTGTAAATAACTTCTTTGTATTTAAATATTGTTTCATGTTGCGAATGAGTGAGGGCTCTCAACAAGGACTTACAGTTAAAAGGCCTTCGACCTTAATTGATGATATAAAAGTTGTTGTTAATATTTACTTAGAATCCTTCTCATACCCCTCGCTTGTTTGCGTGTCATGAAGCAGTATAGTCATGTTGCATGCTACCATTAGGCCATTTATTCGCTTTTCGGGCTTCATTtcatcctagtcaaaacattactcACCTTAGCAGGTGCACTATTACATAAGTGAGATTAACAAATTTCTATTAAAAGAACAAAATCACCGTCACAGCATATTTCATCATGCTAAGGAATGCATTTCTTGAAACCATGACTAATATATTGGTTGAGTAATATCTATGCAAGTTTTGAATTGAGCAATATCTAGAAATACTGATATATGTTATTAGGCGAAATAAAGCTGTGAGAAACAGTTATTATATCTTTTATGTGAGATACGTTTTGTAACAACAACTAGTACTGTATCTAATATCACTGTATAACATGTCATAATTTGCCTTTAAGATAAATATTTATCTGTTAGGAAATACCATAAAATATGTACCAATCATTGTGAAATACAATGAGTCATTTAATGCAATCCCAGGGAGATCACCTCAAAAAGCCAGTTCAAACCAGAAATAGGTATACATCTGACGAGTAAATTGACTAAAATTGCACATCTAAATTCTTGGAAAAACAGGTAAATTACTGAACTAAAACGGGTATATAAAGGGAACATTAGTTGCTTGAACGGGAGACACTTAGAAGAGGATCTCAGTCGAGACACAAAGGGTCAGAGTCACTGACAGgctaaatgccccccccccccccgatttccCGTATTTCTCATATTTCGGATAACCTAAAATCTTTCCATTCCACTcgaagaaaatacatgtaagtttgCCGATTTACtacatcataattatcattCTTGCATTGATACGTACCTAATTAGCCACCATCTTGATTACTATTACTCCTGGCTTTGAAGTGATCTCCCATGGTTTACGAACGGAAATTACTTATGATAAGACATAATTACTATTACGTACAGTTTCATACCTGCTGATTTCAACAAACTTCTAGCGGTATTCAGCCCAAATCATCTTTAGGCCTTTATATTTCATCCTCCTCCTACTATTGTAAATTCTCCTCAATAAAATTATAAAGCATATTTTAATCTTAGCTTGATAATATCGTGTGCTATACTAACAACCTTTTGCATAAATTGATTCCTAGCAAAGAGGTACGATTCTTGCAGGCGCCCCTTTCTGCTACAGTGTAGAGCTTGTGCTTTACCTTTCATTCTCATTATCAATGAAGTTGAATTCTTCATCAGAGACCTCCTCGCTGCTGATGTCGCTCTCCGCTGGTTCATAGCTCTTGTCAAGGGGATCAACCGTATCATCAAGAGATTCATCATCAGACGATTCTGACCCAGGTCCATCCTCCATTTCATTTGACGCTGATGGCACGGCTTGAGGGCAATTTCCTGTGGCTATGTTTGGAAGGTGGGTGAGGGTCAGTTCCAGTTGGTGTTCCTGTAaaattcaatatacatgtagcattagaACATCCAATATCATATCGATTTCATGTTAAAACTAATCGGATAGATTCTTGACAGTGAGACAACATGCAGATGCTGTGAAAATTTCCTGTGTTCAGTTCCAAcatatttgtgacccaccacgacaaaatgagtcgcatgtcgcacagaagatgagcctaaaatgacaccaggacataatagaagaaattgatatgctccgattttacaaaaggcagacaatggtgaaatgaacaaccagtctgtctcaacctgtcaagctcagagcgacatgcgacctgttttgtcatggcgggtcacatttgtgacAGACTGCAaatggtatcaggctgtttcgctacattgccagttcgctacaagtcgtttcgctacatgtggcagtcgtttcgctacatggtaggtcgtttcgctacatgggtggagtcgtttcgctacatgatgggtatggtcgtttcgctacatggaggacgt
Protein-coding regions in this window:
- the LOC135490881 gene encoding uncharacterized protein LOC135490881, giving the protein MQALMDPGTRAKPVKETTVEPDEEADDPLDLRRSTRPRKLTEKTRQSKEQDLTKTFWKAHNHCLSITDTVARDLTSAHSPSDLEDLVSKLEREHQSLNGAYGELRNVCASSPPSEIRRGTDKLSAKIDKLVGRAQALAARPSSRKSRSHISVGGSASRHSNTASVKRELEAKAAALQVALLREEREDELQRLAIAEETRRALREAELAADQLRRDAEEKARRSEVEAEMARRRRELLRKEMAEELRREQAMALRDAEEESLFETCSHSPSARHAVMLPPRISPAEVLPALPARNVTQISPAPAWHTEPLIHHNLRPQASPWYPPAENSKPSRPLVNPEDTKTEATPQPTAPRNDIEVLIKTLAASVNLGRLPVPEPTVFHGDALMFPDWSASFTALIDNRGVPPQERIHFLKKYLGGPAREAVSGCFLLRSQNAYEEAKSTLEKRYGHPFAMIEAFREKLDSRPKIGSRDSKALRQYSDFLKQCKIAMMDIKGLEILNDPRENRKMLLKLPEWMIPRWGRIASKENATSGNFPPFKDFANFVAMEAEIACDPITSLGSLKSPSDRDKAQIQTSPTKRHAGTRTLATDAREKYPPSSKSPCLFCKGENHGVQDCRTLGLKPMAERQEFVKKGGLCFGCLQHGHMSKRCPRRSTCKRCNHNHPTCLHSEEKISSSAGTQSTTVILPEA